From the Chryseobacterium sp. G0201 genome, the window TATGTAAAGCTTTACTGTTTCTCAATTTCTGCAGACATTCGTTTACAGCAATTTTTCTTGCCCAACCTTCGAAAATATCATGATTTTGCAGTTGATCAATCTTCGTGAAAATTTTGTAGAACGTATCTGCCAATACTTCTTCAATATCTTCATCATTTTTAAGATAACGTTTGCAGACCGAATATAATTTTCCCGCCATTTTTTCGTAAACTTTCCGCTGTGCATTGCGGTCGTTCCGTTGACATTCTAACAGTAATTCTCTTTCCATATTCAGGCTTTATATTAGTATAGATGCAGGAAACTTCAAAAAGGTTGGAAACATGGTAATTTTTTTTAAAATTAAACTAAAAGACTAAGTTGCGAAAGCTTAAAAAAGCAGTATTAGATAATTATGAGTTATAATTTCACCTTTTCATAAAAAACTTTCATTTCAAATTTAACTTTTCCCTTTGTAACATATCTTATAACTTACCGACTATTCATATAAATAATCTTTTTATAGTAATGAAAAATAACAAAATTGCCTCATTACTTTTTGTTTTGTCTGCAGGAAGTATGATGTTTGCACAGGATGACTTAATCAATAAGTTAAAAAACAACCAATCTCAAAATGCTAATTTTAAATTCACGACTTTAAAGGACGTGGGTGCAACTTCAGTGAAAAACCAGGGTTCATCCGGAACTTGCTGGAGTTACTCAGGAAACTCTTTCCTTGAATCTGAAATGCAGAGAATGGGTAAAAAACCTGTTGATTTGGCAGAAATTTTTACGGCAAGAAATTCTTATCACGATAAAGCAAAATTATACGTTCTAAATAACGGAGCAATCAGCTGGGGAGATGGAGGAGAATTACATGATGTTGTCAATATGTATAAAAAGTACGGAGCTGTACCTCAGGAAGCTTATACAGGTTTGAAAAATGGACAAACTACCAATAATTTCAAAGAAATGCAGGAAAAATTAAAGCCTGTTTTGGATAGTTTGGTTCAGGCAGCTACAAAAGGGAAACTTTCTGATAACTGGATGGATTCTGTAGATGCGATCTTGGACGAATATTTAGGAAAAGTTCCCGCTAACTTTATATACGAAGGAAAAAATTATACTCCAAAAACTTTTGCTAAAGAAGTTGTAGGTATCAATCCTGAAGATTATGTTGAATTATCTTCTTACAAAGATTATCCTTATTACCAGAAATTTGTAGTTCCTATTCCTGATAACTGGAGCCATGATTCTGACTGGAATGTTCCAATGAAAGACATAACAACGATCGTTGATAATGCCGTAAGCAAAGGTTATTCTGTAGGTTGGGCAACTGACGTTTCTGAGCCTTATTTTTCATATAAAAATGGTGTAGCCTATGTTCCAGACATGGATTTAGACCAAATCAATGCTGAAAACAAAGGAACTTTATTCACTGAGCCTAAAAAAGACAAAACGATCACAGAAGATATGCGTCAAAAAGCGTTGAATAACCTTTCTACAACCGATGATCATGGGATGCATATCGTAGGATTGGCAAAAGATCAATCCGGAAAAGAATATTACATGGTTAAAAACTCTTGGGGTGTAACCAACGATTTTGAAGGATATATTTATGTAACAAGACCTTATGTGGAGTACAAATCAACGGCGATCTTGGTTCACAAAAATGCGATTCCAAAGAATATTTTAAAGCAATTGAAACCAACTGAAAATATTGGTTTATAAGAAATCACTGTTGTCATTTATTTGACAATTTTAGATATTTAAATCTGTTAATAGACCGTTCTCATTTTTTGGGAACGGTTTTGTTTATAATTGTTTAAATTCTATAAAATTTCATGCAATATTTATATGTAAAGTTTGTCATTCCGGAGCAATCTAGGTAAAATTATTAGAGAATAGTTTGGAAAGATTCGCGTCTAGATCCTTTCAGGATGACAAACTTTATGGAAATCTTAATGGTTTAAATTTCATCTAAACTAATTTGAATCCTAAAATTAAAAACCGCTTCCAGAAATTCCGGAGGCGGTTTTTGTTTAAAAAAATAATTAGGTAGAAAATTTAATATAAATAAGTGAATTGTCAATGGTTTACAATGCTAATAGTCTAACAGCGAAGTAAATTCACAACTCAATAATTGTCTTTTTAGTAAAGAACTCCTAAACTTTCAGCTGAAAAGTTCAAAAGATCCTCTGTATTTCCTTCTTTTACTTTTTTCACCCATTCCGGGTCTTGTAAAAGTGCTCTTCCGACTGCAACAAGATCAAAATCTCCTCTTTCCAGTCTTCTGATTAATTCTGATAAATCGGCTTTTTCAGTTCCTTGTCCTGCAAATGCAGCCATAAAATCTCCTTCAAGACCTACAGAACCTACCGTAATTGTTGGTTGTCCCGTGATTTTCTTAGCCCAACCTGCGAAGTTTAAATCAGATCCTTCGAATTCAGGCTCCCAAAAACGGCGTTGTGAACAGTGGAAAATATCTACTCCGGCTTCTTTTAAAGGTAACAACCATTCTTCCATTTCAGCAGGTGTTGTCGCCAATCTGGATTTATAATCCTGTTGTTTCCATTGAGAAAGACGGATAATAATGGTGAAATCCGGTCCAACTACAGCTCTGATCGCTTTTACGATATCAACCGCAAATTTGCTTCTTTCTTTCAATGTTTTTCCACCGTATTCGTCAGTTCTTGTGTTGGTTACCTCCCAAAAGAATTGGTCAATCAAATATCCGTGAGCTCCGTGAATTTCAAGAACATCAAATCCAAGATCTTTCGCAGATTTTGCAGAAGCTGCAAATTGAGCAATGGTATCCTGAATATCTTCCAAGGTCATTGTAGAAGCCTTTTCCATATCAACTAAAGGATAATCTTCAGAACTTCTTGTATCACCTACATGCCAGATCTGAGGCCCCATTTTTCCGCCATTTTCATGAACGGCATCGATTACGTTTTTCCAACCGTTTAATGCTTCAGTTCCGTAGAAATCAGGAATATTCTGCATGTTCTTTGAACCGGGTCTGTTGATTACTGTACCTTCAGAAAGAATCAAACCTACTTCTGAAGCCGCTCTTCTTGCGTAATAATCTGCGATTTGCTGAGTGGGTACTCCGTTATCAGATTGAGCTCTTGTCATCGGAGCCATTACCACTCTATTTTTAAGTTGAAGATTTTTATAACTAAATGGACTAAATAATGCGTCTATACTCATTTTGCAATTATTTTATATTTAACATTTTTAAATTGTTACACAAAGTAACTAATAATAGTTCGTATTTGTATCTTATGTAGAAAAAAAAGTGGTAACTTCGCAGTAACTTACATTAGTAACATAAAAGTAACGCATGGTAAAGAATGAATTAATGAAATACAGCTGTCCTCTAGGCAAAGCAATGTCTGCATTGGGAAGCAAGTGGAAGCCAATCATTGTATTGGTGATCAAAGATCGTAAACTTCGTTTCGGAGAGCTTGCCGTACGAATTAATGTGATCTCAAGAAAAGTACTGACCGACCAGTTAAGAGAAATGCAAACCGATGGATTGATCATCAGAGAAGAGTTTAAAGAACTTCCTCCAAGAGTTGAATATTCGCTGACAGAAAAAGGGTTGGCGCTATTGCCGATTTTATATTTGCTGGAAGAATGGGAAGCGAAATTTGATAATAAGGAGGTGCAATATGATAAGGATTGTAATTTGATTGTTGAGGATAAGAAAATAAAAAAGGCTGTTGTTTAATGGCTGTTTATTTTTTTATTCTAAGAAACTTAAACAAGTTAAATTTAGATTTAACACTGACTTGCTCCTCATTTGCATAAGTTAAAAATTCAACTTTATTCGATCTATTTTTAATTACAGTCCCAAAATGGCTGGAAAAATCAGACTGAATTTTCTCAAATTTACCTAATAAAATCATTATTTCATTAATTCTAAAACCATCAGCATAATCTTCATAAATTTCAATAGGTAAAGGCTTATATTGAGCTGTAGACTTAATAAATGATGAAAAGAAGTAAGGATCTAAATCCCCAAACTCCAATCCAAAAATTATCGGAACTTCGATATATTGTTTTGTGTTGATATTTTTAAACCCACAATGAAAACCGTGAAAAAAATACTCCCAATCACTTAATCTTCCTCTTTGTCCATACTCTTGCCAATACTTTACAAAAGCAGAATATGGAACTTCTTTTTTTAAATCAATTTCACATTTTACGGCTAATGCGTGTATTAATTTTGTTCCAAGTTCGCGATAATCATGAGCACATTTTTCAAAAAAAACTTGATTAGAAATTATCTCTTCATCCGTTATTAGCTTCCTAATACTTATTTTACAATCAACAGTATGTATTCCTATAGAATAATTTGAAAATTTATTTTTTAATTCTTCACCTATCCTTTGCCTTTGAATTTCTAATTCAGAATTGAAATTCAAAATGAGTTTTTTATTTCGTGGTAAGCTTAATATATAATAGTCTGATGGCAAATCACCAATCTGTTTTATATTTATTATTTTTTCAATTTCTCTCAAAATTCAATTTATTTAATGATATTTAAATTTACAACTTCTATTTTATTTTAAACAAAAAAAACCGCCTCCAAAAGAAAGCGGTTTTAAAATTTATCTAAAATTCCAACTAAAATATCGCAGGATATTTCTCAGGATTTGTTTCATTAAATAAGGCATAAATTCTTTCAACCATGTCATCAGAAGATGGCTTACTGAAATAATCTCCATCACTTGCATATGCAGGTCTGTGATCGTTTGCTGCGATCGTCAACGGATCAGAATCTAAGAATCTGAAAGCTTTTTGCTTCTCTAAAATCTGTTGAAGAATAAACGCTGAAGTTCCGCCTTCCACATCTTCGTCAATTACGACTAATCTGTTGGTTCTCTTTACACTTTCAGCAATTTCGTTTGTTAAATCGAAAGGAATTAATGATTGAACATCAATAACTTCTGCAGAGATTCCCAGTTTTTCAAGTTCTTCTGCTGCTTCCATGACTACTCTCCAAGTTGAACCGTATGTTACCAACGTAACATCTTTTCCTTCTTTTGTAACTTCGATTTTTCCGACAGGAACAGTAAATTCACCCAAGTTATCAGGTTGTTTTTCTTTTAATCTGTATCCGTTCAGACATTCAACAATTACAGCTGGATCGTCGCTTTTAAGCATTGTATTGTAGAATCCTGCAGCTTTCGTTAAGTTTCTTGGTACCAATACCAAAATCCCTTTTGAAAGGTTTAAAATTCCCGCCATTGGAGAACCTGAATGCCAAACTCCTTCCAATCTGTGACCTCTTGTTCTGATGATTACAGGCGATTTCTGACCTCCTTTTGTTCTGTACTGAACCGTCGCCAAGTCATCACTCATTCCTTGTAAACAATACAGAATATAGTCTAAATACTGGATCTCAGCGATTGGTCTTAGACCTCTCATCGCCATTCCGATACCCTGACCAAGAATTGTCGCTTCACGGATTCCTGTATCAGCAACACGAACATCACCGTATTTTTCCTGCATTCCTTCAAGACCTTGATTTACGTCACCGATATTTCCGGCATCTTCACCAAAGACTAAAGTTTCAGGATATTTTTCGAATATTTTATCGAAGTTATTTCTTACCACTACTCTTCCATCCACATCTTCAGAAGCATCAGAATAAATTGGCTTGATTTCTTTTACATTTTCAGCTTTCCACTGAGACTGAGAGTATAAATGAGAAGAATAATTATCTTTTTCAACCTCAAAGATCTCGTTGTATTTCTGCATCAATTGATTTCTCTCTGCAGAATTCGTTCCTCTTGTTGCCAATAAAGATCTTCTTACCAAATGGAAAACATCTTTCTTAGCTTTTGAAACTAATTTATTGAATTGATTGATATAATTTTCAATTTCAGTATTCTGCCCTTTAAGATTTTCAACTAAAGGTAAAACTGAATGAATTAAATCCGTAATTGTTTTCTGATAGCTTTCCCAAGCTGCTTTTTGTCCTGCTTTCACAGTTTTTTTAGTTTCTTCATCTATTGCATCCAATTCTTCAATAGAAGCAATAATTTCTTCTTTTCCTTCAATTTCTATGGAATAGTTTAAGATCCATTCTCTGAATTTTACCAATCCGTCAAACTGAGATTCCCAAGCTAAACGGTCTTCATTCTTATATCTTTCGTGAGATCCTGAAGTCGAGTGGCCTTGAGGCTGCGTAACTTCAATCACGTGAACTACAACAGGAACGCTTTCCATTCTTGCAAATTGTTCAGCTCTTGCATAGGCATCCAATAATGCAGGATAATCCCAAGCTTTCACCTGAATGATTTCACAACCTTGGTTTTCACCTTCTTTTCTTTGGAAACCGCTTAACATTTCAGCAATGTCAGCTTTTGCTCTCTGATTTTTTGTAGGAACTGAAATTCCGTACCCGTCATCCCAAATCGAAACAATCATCGGAACCTGAAGCGCACAAGCGGCATTCAAAGTCTCCCAGAAATGACCTTCTGCTGTAGAAGCATCCCCGATCGTTCCAAAAGCAACTTCGTTACCTTCTTTTGAGAATTTCTCAGAACCGTCAAATTTTACTGATTTATAAACTTTCGAAGCTTGTGCCAAACCTAATAATCTAGGCATTTGACCTGCTGTCGGAGAAATATCTGAGGAGATATTTTTTTGCGCTGTAAGATCTTTCCAGCTTCCGTCTTCATTTAAGCTTCTTGTTGCAAAGTGCCCGTTCATCTGTCTTCCGGCTGATGCTGGTTCTCTTTCAACACTTGTATCTGCGTATAATTGTGCAAAGAAACTTCCAACTGTCAAAGCATCAATAGCTAGTGCAAAAGTCTGGTCTCTGTAATATCCTGAACGGAAGTCTCCATTTTTGAAAACTTTCGCCATTGCCAACTGTGGTAACTCTTTACCGTCACCAAAAATACCAAATTTAGCTTTTCCTGTAAGAACTTCTCTTCTGCCCAAGTAGGACATTTCACGAGAGATTCTTCCTAATTTATAGTCTTCAAGTATTTGATTTTTAAAATCTTGAAAGGAAATCTGCTGAGTTTCAATATAGGTTGTTTGCATAGCCAATATAAAAAATTTTTAGTTTTCGAAGTATTTTGCTAATATACACTTTTTAAATTAATTTTAATTTTTAATAATCTTTTTTAAAAATTTGATA encodes:
- a CDS encoding RNA polymerase sigma factor, with product MERELLLECQRNDRNAQRKVYEKMAGKLYSVCKRYLKNDEDIEEVLADTFYKIFTKIDQLQNHDIFEGWARKIAVNECLQKLRNSKALHIELEDSHAESSDTTDTISFEKDILSLLNFLPEGCRAIFNLFAIEGYPHKEIATMLSISEGTSKSQLNFARKKLQELLINQNI
- a CDS encoding aminopeptidase C, whose product is MKNNKIASLLFVLSAGSMMFAQDDLINKLKNNQSQNANFKFTTLKDVGATSVKNQGSSGTCWSYSGNSFLESEMQRMGKKPVDLAEIFTARNSYHDKAKLYVLNNGAISWGDGGELHDVVNMYKKYGAVPQEAYTGLKNGQTTNNFKEMQEKLKPVLDSLVQAATKGKLSDNWMDSVDAILDEYLGKVPANFIYEGKNYTPKTFAKEVVGINPEDYVELSSYKDYPYYQKFVVPIPDNWSHDSDWNVPMKDITTIVDNAVSKGYSVGWATDVSEPYFSYKNGVAYVPDMDLDQINAENKGTLFTEPKKDKTITEDMRQKALNNLSTTDDHGMHIVGLAKDQSGKEYYMVKNSWGVTNDFEGYIYVTRPYVEYKSTAILVHKNAIPKNILKQLKPTENIGL
- a CDS encoding NADH:flavin oxidoreductase; translated protein: MSIDALFSPFSYKNLQLKNRVVMAPMTRAQSDNGVPTQQIADYYARRAASEVGLILSEGTVINRPGSKNMQNIPDFYGTEALNGWKNVIDAVHENGGKMGPQIWHVGDTRSSEDYPLVDMEKASTMTLEDIQDTIAQFAASAKSAKDLGFDVLEIHGAHGYLIDQFFWEVTNTRTDEYGGKTLKERSKFAVDIVKAIRAVVGPDFTIIIRLSQWKQQDYKSRLATTPAEMEEWLLPLKEAGVDIFHCSQRRFWEPEFEGSDLNFAGWAKKITGQPTITVGSVGLEGDFMAAFAGQGTEKADLSELIRRLERGDFDLVAVGRALLQDPEWVKKVKEGNTEDLLNFSAESLGVLY
- a CDS encoding winged helix-turn-helix transcriptional regulator: MVKNELMKYSCPLGKAMSALGSKWKPIIVLVIKDRKLRFGELAVRINVISRKVLTDQLREMQTDGLIIREEFKELPPRVEYSLTEKGLALLPILYLLEEWEAKFDNKEVQYDKDCNLIVEDKKIKKAVV
- a CDS encoding DUF6896 domain-containing protein, producing the protein MREIEKIINIKQIGDLPSDYYILSLPRNKKLILNFNSELEIQRQRIGEELKNKFSNYSIGIHTVDCKISIRKLITDEEIISNQVFFEKCAHDYRELGTKLIHALAVKCEIDLKKEVPYSAFVKYWQEYGQRGRLSDWEYFFHGFHCGFKNINTKQYIEVPIIFGLEFGDLDPYFFSSFIKSTAQYKPLPIEIYEDYADGFRINEIMILLGKFEKIQSDFSSHFGTVIKNRSNKVEFLTYANEEQVSVKSKFNLFKFLRIKK
- a CDS encoding transketolase C-terminal domain-containing protein produces the protein MQTTYIETQQISFQDFKNQILEDYKLGRISREMSYLGRREVLTGKAKFGIFGDGKELPQLAMAKVFKNGDFRSGYYRDQTFALAIDALTVGSFFAQLYADTSVEREPASAGRQMNGHFATRSLNEDGSWKDLTAQKNISSDISPTAGQMPRLLGLAQASKVYKSVKFDGSEKFSKEGNEVAFGTIGDASTAEGHFWETLNAACALQVPMIVSIWDDGYGISVPTKNQRAKADIAEMLSGFQRKEGENQGCEIIQVKAWDYPALLDAYARAEQFARMESVPVVVHVIEVTQPQGHSTSGSHERYKNEDRLAWESQFDGLVKFREWILNYSIEIEGKEEIIASIEELDAIDEETKKTVKAGQKAAWESYQKTITDLIHSVLPLVENLKGQNTEIENYINQFNKLVSKAKKDVFHLVRRSLLATRGTNSAERNQLMQKYNEIFEVEKDNYSSHLYSQSQWKAENVKEIKPIYSDASEDVDGRVVVRNNFDKIFEKYPETLVFGEDAGNIGDVNQGLEGMQEKYGDVRVADTGIREATILGQGIGMAMRGLRPIAEIQYLDYILYCLQGMSDDLATVQYRTKGGQKSPVIIRTRGHRLEGVWHSGSPMAGILNLSKGILVLVPRNLTKAAGFYNTMLKSDDPAVIVECLNGYRLKEKQPDNLGEFTVPVGKIEVTKEGKDVTLVTYGSTWRVVMEAAEELEKLGISAEVIDVQSLIPFDLTNEIAESVKRTNRLVVIDEDVEGGTSAFILQQILEKQKAFRFLDSDPLTIAANDHRPAYASDGDYFSKPSSDDMVERIYALFNETNPEKYPAIF